A single window of Zea mays cultivar B73 chromosome 10, Zm-B73-REFERENCE-NAM-5.0, whole genome shotgun sequence DNA harbors:
- the LOC100191178 gene encoding GDSL esterase/lipase precursor, with protein MGTNDRAVISLVLLVCIASRSSLGAAETDVEQKRLSVPLMFVFGDSLVDVGNNNFLPPPAPRAASPYGIDFHAGTAGAVSGRFTNGYNLADLVARRLGFKMSPPAYLSLTPVSKFDLFTCRIGANYASGGSGILNTTGNGTLTLQKQITLFSKTQARMSWARCKLRSMVSRSLFLVSAGGNDFSAFSEMGMGEQDAPAYISSMVSTYVQHIDALYKLGARRLGILDVPAIGCTPGSRVPMANGGCNDAANSMAQNFNRLLRLEVAKAVASSMPGMKYSIASTYNFVTDLMNSHLVAGLRVVDRACCGSGKLNAAVMCAQPNTTYCSDRDDYMFWDMLHPTQATNERGVVAIFYGPQEYADPINFAQLAAATANDDDDINTAMTAGVYAAI; from the exons ATGGGTACTAATGATAGAGCGGTCATTTCTCTGGTACTCCTCGTGTGCATCGCTAGCCGCTCGTCCTTGGGTGCCGCTGAAACTGACGTTGAGCAGAAGCGCTTGTCAGTCCCGTTGATGTTTGTGTTCGGTGATTCGCTGGTCGATGTCGGAAACAATAACTTCCTGCCGCCGCCTGCACCCCGTGCTGCATCTCCGTACGGCATCGACTTCCATGCTGGCACCGCCGGCGCCGTCTCAGGACGGTTCACGAATGGCTACAACCTTGCCGATTTAGTCG CGCGACGTCTGGGGTTCAAGATGAGTCCACCTGCTTACCTCTCGTTGACACCGGTATCAAAGTTTGACCTGTTCACGTGCCGAATTGGTGCCAATTACGCGTCTGGCGGATCTGGCATTCTCAACACCACG GGAAACGGGACACTCACGCTGCAGAAACAAATCACGCTGTTCTCCAAAACTCAAGCAAGAATGTCGTGGGCCCGCTGCAAGCTCAGGTCTATGGTATCGAGGTCCTTGTTCCTTGTCAGCGCCGGCGGCAATGACTTCTCCGCCTTCAGTGAAATGGGCATGGGCGAACAAGACGCCCCAGCCTACATCAGTAGCATGGTCTCAACCTATGTCCAGCATATCGAC GCGTTGTACAAGTTGGGAGCACGGAGGTTGGGGATCCTAGACGTGCCAGCTATCGGCTGTACCCCAGGCTCCAGAGTCCCCATGGCCAACGGCGGATGCAACGACGCTGCCAACTCTATGGCGCAGAACTTCAACAGACTCCTAAGGCTCGAGGTGGCGAAAGCCGTCGCATCCTCCATGCCCGGCATGAAATACTCCATTGCAAGCACCTACAATTTTGTCACCGACTTGATGAACAGCCATCTAGTGGCTG GGCTCCGGGTGGTCGACAGGGCATGCTGCGGATCGGGAAAACTGAACGCGGCGGTCATGTGCGCCCAGCCAAACACGACTTACTGTTCGGATCGCGACGACTACATGTTCTGGGACATGCTACATCCTACGCAGGCAACAAATGAACGTGGGGTGGTCGCCATCTTCTACGGCCCGCAGGAGTACGCGGATCCCATCAACTTTGCACAGTTGGCCGCTGCCAcagcaaatgatgatgatgatataaATACTGCTATGACCGCAGGCGTCTATGCCGCCATATGA